The following nucleotide sequence is from Apium graveolens cultivar Ventura chromosome 4, ASM990537v1, whole genome shotgun sequence.
ATGATTCTTGGaagttatattatatttaatattttctaTCCTTATAATGATTGGACGACATCATGTTAACTGCTTAAAAAATCAGTTACTGTTTGGTTCGTTAATGGATCAAACACTGGTTTGTTAATGTTTCAAACACTGCCGAGTTAGCAAACTATGTCTATATGTACACCACAGCTCCAAATGATTTGTATACACACCACTGTGAAGTTTGCAACAATTAGTATGCTACTTTCTTATTTTGTTTATTCATCTACCATGTCAAAGTTGTGTCTAATGGAAAGCATTACTGGGGATTTGCTTTCTTGTTCTGTTTGTTCGTATATCAGGTTGCAGTCATATCTGAAAGAAATGATTCTTCAGGAATCCCGTTAGAGTTCAGATTACGTCTAAGAAAATATCAAGTTACATGTGTTTAGCTGGTTAAATGCTATAGAGGTATGAATAAAACGAAGGttagattattttttaaaatcatagttATTCACTCATTTCTGTTTCTTACATTGAAGCTATGTCCCAATCCTTACATTTTACAAGAGAATGActatttctttcttcaactcATTATGTTTTTTGATTTCTCCCCACTTCACATCATCTCTTTCGGAGTGACAGACTGACAGTCCACCACCATTTATATCATTTAATCATTCCCCAGTCCTATCAAATTTCTTCCTAtgttacattattttctcatttTAATTTCGTATTTACTAAACATGGACCGAAAATTGGTGATTATCTTTACGGTCTTTATGGCTATTATAGATATCACCGGGCACTTAATATTGCAAGTTCCATTTTCTTGATTATATATCTTATCATCCGAAGAGAGTGCTTTTTGATTGCAGCTTGACGCTTCTGTATGGATATGTGAGATACCCTCTTACTAATCAAAATCGTAGACTGTTTCACAGGTATAAATAGAAGATGCAGCTCTGTCATCATGGCATTTCCGAAGAAAAGCATTCATGTTTGCATGGCAGTATCATTTTCCTTCAGTATCTCATCTCCTTGTGCGAGTCTTTACTCCCTATCTACTTATCTCTGAGAATTTTCTCATGGATAAATGTTTTAATAGATAAACTCTTTTTTATTGTTCTTGGTTGATATGATATATTTTTTTTGCCGGAAAAGAAGAGAACTTTATTACTTTAAATCATTACATAAAATGGAAAGGAATTCTTGATGGACACTTTCCTTTTCCCACCTACGATCAGCTAAAGAAGAGCTATAACTCGCTAGATAGTGAGCTACGCTATTCGCAGACCGTTTTACAAATCTTAACATCACGTTTTTACCCTGCAAATCCATTAAAAGTTGCCTGCAATCCTCAACCAACCTGCCCACATAAGAAAGCGTGGCATATGAACTTCGAATCCATTGGACCACAACTAGGCAGTCTGTTTCTATTACCTGTTTCTGCTTCTGTTTTACCCAGCTTAAGGCTTCGCGAATCCCCATAGCTTCAGCTGCTTCTGGACTGATCGTGCCTTGATGGCATCTAGACATTGCTTCCACCAGCTCACCATTATGATCTCGAACGACTTGGGCATGGCCGAATCTATTTATGTCACTAAAGAGTGCTGCGTCAGTATTGATCTTAACCCGATTATGCATTGGAGCTTGCCAAGTTACTTGACCATTTTCAGGTAGAATAAATCCCAAAGAATTATCAAAAAATTTATCTTGGATGAATTGTCATTGGTTAAGGATGGACAATGTTGACTGAACTACCTCCATAGCTGATAAACATTTCTGAGACCATACTAAATCATTACGATTCCCCCACAACTTCCAGCAAAGCATAACTGAGAGAATGATTGAGGTCTTGTTGCTCTGATCAAAAACCAGTTGAAGCCAGTCCCCAAAAGATTGATATTCACCCGTTATCACGGGAAGAGCTGCTGTAGACCTGCAACTTTCCGCAAATGGGCAAACCACTATAGAATGCAATATAGTTTCTGCACCATCATTACAAACTGGGCATATACTATTAACTGGAACTCGTTTAATACGAAAAAGATCTTTGGTGGATAAGCAGCAATTCACTGATCTCCAAAGAAAGTTCTTTACTTTTGGTGGAATTTTGAGGTTCCATAGCTTTCTCCAAAAACCAGAATTGTTATCCAGATTTCGACTCCTGGCAAGTTGCAGATTAATGTATGCACTTTTCACTGAGTAAACGCCCAACTTGTCATGTCTCCAAAACCAATTATCCTCGTTATCTTCTCCCAGAGGAATAGAAAGAATGAGGTTTGCATCTCTGTCGTCAAAAATGTCTCGAATAAGATCAATGTCCCACTGATGAGCTCCTGTAatcattagagaagaaacattTTGATTTACCAAAGATGCAGAGATAGTGTGAATGTACGGATCATGAACTTCTGGAAGCCATGGAGTATCATTGATAAGGATAGAGTGACCGCCTCCCACTCGACAAGAAATTCCTTGTTTGACCAAGTTCTGAGcttccaacatgctcctccaaaTGTAACTTGGATTATTTCCAAGCTTTGCTGTTAGTATCGATTCTGAAGGATAATATCTGGCCTTAAAGAGTCTTGATACGAGTTTATTAGGATGAACTAGTAGTCTCCAAATTTGCTTTCCAAGTAGTGCAATATTGAAGTCTCGCACACATCGCAATCCCATTCCACCCTCACTTTTTCGAGCACTCATTCGTTCCCAGGACATCCAGTGAATGGATTTTTCTTTTGACGAATTAGTATTCCACCAATATTTACACATTGAGCGCTCTAATTCTTGACAAACGTCGAGCGGGAGGAGGAAGATGCTCATTGTGTAATTTGGAAGGGTTTGAGCAGTGGATTTAATCAAAATTTCTTTAGCTCCTCGAGATAATTTCTTCTTGTCCCAACCTTGTAGATTTTCTTGCATTTTCTCCTTAATATAACCGAAAGCCACTGATTTTTTCCTATGTAGAAAACTCGGTAAGCCCAAATAGAAACTGTTTTTATCTGCTTCCATAAAACCCAAGTGCTGACATAGGTTTTCTTTAAGAATATTGCTGACATTCCTACTGAAAATGATTGAGGATTTATCGACATTGATCTGTTGTCCTGAAGCTTTCTCAAAAGTTCGAAGCATCTCTTGCACATGACTCGCATACTTGACATCTGCTTTACAAAATATGTAGCAGTCGTCCGCAAAAAACATATGTGAAATGGGCGGGGCTGAGCGAGCTACCTTAATACCTTGCAATAGACCTTTTCTTTCATAACTTTGAATAAGAGATGTAAGACCTTCTATGCAAATCAAAAAGAGATAGGAGGATAGGGGATCCCCCTGTCTGATGCCTCGAGAGGGTGTGATAGAACCAAAAATTTTACCAGCGTGAGCCACTTGATATGTCACTGAAGAGATGCAAGCCATATACATGTTCACCACTCTTTGATCAAAGCCCAATTTTGTCAAGATTGCTGCCAAAAAATCCTATTCAACGCGGTCATAAGCCTTACTCATGTCGATTTTAAGTGCCATCCAACCTTGTTTTCCTGTTGTCTTCCTTTTCATAAAATGCATCAGCTCATGTGCAATCATAATATTATCAGATATTAATCTTCCCGGTATGAAAGCACTTTGAGTGTCAGAGATAATTGTATCAATAATTCCTTTGAGACGATTTGCTAATACCTTAGATATGACTTTGTATAGCACGTTACAAAGAGAAATTGGGCGAAGCTCCGTCATAAACTGAGGATTTTTCTTCTTGGGAATTAAGGCAATATTGGTCTCCATAAGATTCTCATCCACCATGCCGATGTCAAAGAATTTCCTGACTACAGTAACCACATCTGCACTAAGAATTTTCCAGAATCTTTGGTAAAAACCTGGGGTCATACCATCCGGACCCGAGCtcttgtctggatgcatatggAACAGGGCTTGTTTAACTTCAATTTCTGAAACAGGAGCTAATAACATGTCATTCTGAGCAGCAGTTATTTTACTCTCGATGCAATGAACTACCTTAATCCAATCTGTGTTGGAAGCTTTAAATAGATGAGAGAAATATCCAGTTATGACGTCCTCTAATCCCCTATTCCATTGAACTTCCTGGCCTTCACTATTTTTCAAACTTCTTATGTGATTAATAGCTCGTCTGTTCTTCATAGATGCATGAAAAAATTTGCTATTTCGATCACCTTCCCTCAGCCACAGTTGTTTCGATCTCTGGCGTCAGAAGACTTCTTGTTGTGTATAGATCTCCGAAATCTTTTTCTGCTCTTCCTTAAGAATTGCTAAAGATTGGTCATCACGTCTTCCTTTTAGCGTCCTAATAGCTCTCTTACAATGCTGAATTCTATTCTTAAAGCTTCCCGTTATTTCCTTTCCCCAGCTTGAGAGAATTTCCGAACATTCCTCAAGCTTTTCGTAAAAGGATCTCTTCATACCACTGCTCCACACTTCTTCCACTATCTGCTGACACATAGGTTCTCGCAACCAAGCGTTTTCAAAACGAAAACGTTTAACTCGAAATTCAACTACTGAGTTATACAATTCAAGAATGATAGGACAATGGTCTGAAGTTGATATTTCCAGATTAAAAAGCTTGGCTTCTGGGAATTTGTTCATAAAACCAATAGATACCAGTGCACGATCAAGCCGAACTTCAATTTTGTCCGCTGTTCCAGATCCTCTCTCCCAAGTAAAAGGATAACCAATCAACTCCATATCTGTCAAGTTACAATCCTCAACAACATTTCTGAATCCTTGAACCAACTGGTGAGGATACGGCCTCCCACCTTGTTTATCAGCTTGGGACAACACGTTATTCATATCACCTATCAAGCACCAAGGCAAAGTGTTATGACTGGATAACGTACGGATTAAATTCCAAGTTTCTTTTCTCCTTTTTCTGTCAGGCTCTCCGTAAAGTCCTGTAACTCTGAACTCAGTACCGTCCTTATTTCGAACTATGACATATATATGATTTTTGTTGTATGACTGTAAAGTTACTTCGTTCTGATGTCTCCAAAGCATAGCAATACCTCCACTATGACCCTGGGTTTCAACAACCATACTTCCTTCAAAATCAACTGAATGTGTGAACCTTTCTACTGTTAACTGCTTGCATAAAATTTCACTTATAAAAACTAAATCGGGTTTCTTCTGGAGGACAATCTCCTTTAGGAATTGGAAAGCCCATGGGGTCCCAAGCCCATGGCAATTCCATCCTAAAATACTCATAATGATAGGCGAGCACTCCCTTGAGTACCCGCCAGAAACACGTTTTTTGAACTGTTGGTTTTGTCTGTTATTTCCTCAGTTATCTCAGTGAGAGTCTCACTCTCAGGTTCCATGACAACATCCTTATTTAGGCCCAAAGAATTGCCATTATCCAGCCCATTACCCGTTCTTCTTTTCTTTGTTTCAATATATACTCCTTTTATTTGGTTGTTCCATGATTACAGGAGAATTTGTTGCAATATTATTTCCAAACTCATTTCCCGCGTTTGAGATAATATTTTGAAATCCTGTTATTCCTTTATTTCCTCCTTGCCTACCTGTCCCCGAAATTATAGGAGAGTTTTGTGGATCTTGATTAGCATCGTCTTTCTCACCGGAAACACCATCATTCATCTCCATTCTCGAATCTGAAGCACCAATATCCAAGCCGTTTCGAAGCCATTTAGCACCTATTGGCTTGATCTGATTTCTAAAAGGAGCTCGCATCCAAGGGCCATAGGGTTTGACAATGTTATTCTCAGACATTTCGAAAATCGTACTGCAGAATTTCTCCGAGTGACCAACAATGCCACAAATGAAGCAAAAAGTTGGGAtgttttcatatttaaaatttaCCCAAAACCACTCATCCCCTGTCATTTTAATCTTCATTCTACGTTTTAAAGGTACGCGAAGATCAATGGATATACGAACTCTCGTTTAATCTCTCCATACGCCAGTAAAATTATTAGGACATCCATAAACGAAATTGCCAACATAATTTCCAATACCTTTTAAAATTTTCTCCGACATGAATCCGACTTTCAAATCATGTATCTGAACCCATAACTCCATTCTATTGAGATCGGCATTTCTTGGATTTTCTCCATCTTTTAGTCTAGTCATGACCAGAGCACGTCTGTTGAAAGACCACGGGCAACCTTCCATTACCCTTTTAACATCTATCTCGTGATAAAACTGGAACATGTACAGATTTAAGTCCAACTCCTTCATGTACACACCCCGCCCAGGCTTCCATAGCGCAACCATGGTGTGCTGCATTGCCATGAAATCCACCTTCCCTTCCGATATGAATCTGCCAACCACACATAATTTTGAATCGAAACCTTGAATCTGTAAACCAGTCACATCTCCTGTTGTCTCCTCTACCTGCAGCCCCCCTTCTTCCTCATCTGCCAAAGAAACATCATTCATGCTTTGCACTAAATCCATAATAGTGTTTGATGAAATTGAAAAGAGTAAACCGAGACTAAATGACGAGAATACTATGACAAATCAAACCATGTCAGATGACAAGACTCCTTTTCTCTCCCCTGTACTCTTAAATTCGTTAAACTTCAAATTTTAAGGGCTGCGAGAGATAGAAACTTTTGGCTCCAATACATTCTTAGTGACTCTTTGGTTGATATGATGTTAAATTAGAAAAATTCTACAGATTTATGATAGTGAAATAGCTATTTGAATGCAAAGTAACATACCTGGTAATCTTAATAGGGGTCTTTTTTGTTAAAAGGCTTGATAGACATGTTTCTGTATGGTAAATTGATCGGCCTAATTGAAGCCTTGTTTTTCACTTCTTATCCCAAAAGAAGAATTAAGAAGGCTAAAATATGCCAAGAAAACGGTGATGTGCTAAGGGAACACTGATGCTGATGCAGTTACTTTTGGTTTAACATCTGGTACCATACTTGTACTGCCTATGTGAACGTTTATCATTTTCATTGCATATTGCCATTGGGTCCTTTTGGTTTAATCTCTGGTTCGACTGTAAATTCACAATTGCAAATGTGGGAGAATTTATTTGTTTCATTTCTATTAATATGTAAGGTTAACATCCATTTAAATGAAGAATTTCTTTATAGTTAGAGTTTCACATTCTCATTTCAGTTCATATGCACATTTTTTATTTTGTATAACAGGTATATTTAATTTAGCtgttattttgaatttaatttaaaaatGTGTATACATTTTTCACAACTAAAACAATCATTCCAAGTATTTCCAGATTTGCTTTCTGCTTCTAAATTATGGTATTTGAGAGAGAATCATCGAACATTTAGCAAAGAGCAAGATAATGATCAAATTCATCACTCTTTCCTGCCGAGGCTTTTCTATTTTCTTGTGTTTCACCAAATAATTAAGGAATTAAAGCTATGAGACATGCATACTTAAAATTCAACATGTATTAAATGCAAGCATACTTGAGTAAAGTGACAATTCTGTTACTTCTCTAAAACAAATCTGTTCCAACTTCAATTGCACCAGAAGGCCACAACTATTTAGATAACTGAAAATGAAACTGAATTCTCAAAAAGGCTATTACATAAAAAGCCAAAAACACATAATCAAAGAAAGAGGGGACTCTCTCTCTCTAGTTATCCGCAATGGTAACCTCAACCTCTACACCAGGTTCAATTGTGATGGAGGTAATCTGCTTCACAACATCTGGGGAGCTGAATAGATCAATAACACGTTTGTGGACACGGAGCTCAAATCTGTCCCACGTGTTGGTTCCTAGTATATAGGAGGGAAAGAGTCAGGCATAGAATAAAACTTAACATATATACCAATTCATTCTCTGTAACAGATGAACGTGTTTATACACTCAAGCTAAAAACACAAGTCATTTTTCACATTGTATGACCAAAGGGAAACCTTCGAGGACTGCACTTAATACTTTTAGCAAAGAAATTTACTGCTCAACACAATTTAGATAAGATTGACTCTcaataagtatatatatacttgGTCTATGGTAATAAACCAATAAGTTTAACAAAGTCCATACACAAGTGTATACACCCCAACAGTAAGAGAAGTGTATTTTACATAAAATGTGAATTAAGTCTCTAACAAGaaaaaacaatttattaaatCAGTATAAACAAATACCTTCACCACAAGGAGATTTCCTGGTAGTAATCTTGAGAACCTTGGTGGGCATCCTGACAGGTCCCTTGACCCTCAAAGACTTGTCCTTGGCTCCGCGAACCAGATCAGCACACACTAACACGGACAATTTATATACATCCACAATCAATAATCAAACAAAATCTATCAACAAATTCCCGACACATCAAATTTAAGCATATTTCCAAATAGCTCAAAGTTATTAACATAGAAGTTTGAAACTTGTTATTGTTTATTACTTGCATAATTCAGCCAGCAGGGAAAAACATGCACACACAATTTAGACACTTGAAAATTATTTTACTGAACAATATAACTTGTTCAACTTGGAGATTTCAAATGCATTCAGCTAA
It contains:
- the LOC141719487 gene encoding uncharacterized protein LOC141719487 is translated as MHNRVKINTDAALFSDINRFGHAQVVRDHNGELVEAMSRCHQGTISPEAAEAMGIREALSWVKQKQKQVIETDCLVVVQWIRSSYATLSYVGRLVEDCRQLLMDLQGKNVMLRFVKRSANSVAHYLASYSSSLADRRWEKESVHQEFLSILCNDLK
- the LOC141720780 gene encoding small ribosomal subunit protein uS10y-like → MAAYAAVKPATKPGYEESQDPVHKIRITLSSKNVKNLEKVCADLVRGAKDKSLRVKGPVRMPTKVLKITTRKSPCGEGTNTWDRFELRVHKRVIDLFSSPDVVKQITSITIEPGVEVEVTIADN